The following proteins are encoded in a genomic region of Brachypodium distachyon strain Bd21 chromosome 1, Brachypodium_distachyon_v3.0, whole genome shotgun sequence:
- the LOC106866286 gene encoding basic proline-rich protein-like: MLPPAPPPPPPPPPNPAPPPAPAPPPKPAPPPWPAPKPPPAPPPEPPPKPPPTPPPAPPPPPTPPPKPPPLPPPNPPPAPAPPPPPAPPPSPPPPPAPPPAPPPNPPPVPAPPPAPPPRPPPEPAPPPSPPPEPAPPPRPPPEPAPPPSPPPEPAPPPEPAPPPRPPPEPPPAPPPRPPPPPAPPPSPPPAPPPAPPPSPPPFPMPPPSPPPWPTPPPSPPPFPMPPPSPPPWPTPPPSPPPFPIPPPSPPPWPIPPPSPPPFPIPPPSPPPPPAPPPPPSPPPPPKPPPFPPPNPIPAPPPWPIPPSPPPAPPPPPPKPPPFPPPNPIPTPPPCPIPPPNPPPPKPSFSSRRASMVTPSKASTTTATADSHARLPIIALTGWLHWNQAQ; encoded by the coding sequence ATGCTACCaccggcgcctccgcctccgcctccgcctccgccgaacccagcgccaccgccggcgcctgcaCCACCGCCAAAGCCCGCGCCTCCACCATGGCCGGCACCGaagcctcctcctgctccgccgcccgaGCCTCCTCCGAAGCCACCCCCGACGCCACCCcctgcgccgccaccgccgcctacCCCGCCACCGAAGCCTCCACCTTTGCCGCCACCGAATCCAccaccggctccggctcctccgcccccACCAGCTCCACCGCCTagtccgccgcctccgccggcaccACCTCCCGCACCGCCACCAAACCCACCACCAGTTCCAGCACCTCCAcctgcgccgcctccgagGCCACCACCCGaaccggcgccgccaccgagcCCACCTCCTGAACCGGCGCCTCCTCCGAGGCCCCCTCCTGAACCAGCACCACCGCCAAGCCCGCCACCTGAACCAGCCCCGCCACCGGAACCTGCACCTCCTCCAAGACCACCACCGGAGCCGCCTCCCGCGCCACCACCgagacctcctcctccacccgcaCCGCCTCCAAGCCCACCGCCGGCACCACCTCCTGCGCCTCCACCAAGCCCACCACCTTTCCCAATGCCTCCTCCGAGTCCACCGCCATGGCCAACACCTCCACCAAGCCCACCACCTTTCCCAATGCCTCCTCCGAGTCCACCGCCATGGCCAACACCTCCACCGAGCCCACCACCCTTCCCAATCCCTCCTCCAAGTCCACCGCCATGGCCGATTCCTCCACCAAGCCCACCACCCTTCCCAATCCCTCCACCAagtccgccgccaccaccagcaccacctccaccccctagtccaccaccaccacccaagcCCCCACCTTTCCCGCCACCAAACCCAATCCCGGCACCTCCACCATGGCCAATCCCTCCAAGCCCACccccagcaccaccaccacctccgcccAAACCTCCACCTTTCCCCCCTCCAAACCCAATTCCAACCCCACCACCATGTCCGATCCCGCCGCCGAACCCGCCTCCGCCCAAGCCGTCCTTCTCCAGCCGACGCGCCTCAATGGTGACCCCGAGCAAAGCTAGCACCACCACCGCAACCGCGGACAGCCACGCGCGCCTCCCCATTATTGCTCTAACTGGTTGGCTACACTGGAATCAAGCTCAGTAG
- the LOC112270109 gene encoding probable leucine-rich repeat receptor-like protein kinase At1g35710, with amino-acid sequence MYSKMLASLTILMMASAATGLVSAATVPQSSLEGQAGALLIWKATLNNRSQLALHSWRNKSSSPCNWHGIRCGAHTMHQGRLQPLITGVSLRRMRMRGTLESLDFSSLRTLRSLDLSNNELVGSIPSSIEVLVKLRALLLQGNQIRGSIPASLANLMKLRLLEISDNQVSGEIPREIGKMSHLVELDFSCNHLVGPIPPEIGHLKHLSLLDLSKNNFSNSIPTYMGDLTKLTILYLDQNQLSGYIPIGLGYLMNLEYLALSNNFITGPIPTNLSNLTNLVGLYIWHNRLSGHIPQELGHLVNIKYLELSENTLTGSIPNSLGNLTKLTCLFLHRNQLSEDLPQELGYLANLERLMLHTNNLTGSIPSIFGNLSKLITLHLYRNKLHGWIPSQLDYLVNLEEMALENNTLTGPIPCSLGNLTKLTKLYLYNNQICGAIPHELGYLIKLEEMALQNNTLTGPIPYTLGNLTKLTTLNLFENQLSQDIPRELGNLVNLETLMIYGNTVTGSIPDSLGNLTKLSTLYLQRNQLSGHLPNDLGNLINLEDLRLSHNRLIGSIPNILGNLVKLTKLYLESNQLSASIP; translated from the coding sequence ATGTATTCCAAAATGCTTGCCTCTCTCACTATACTGATGAtggccagcgccgccaccggacTTGTCTCCGCTGCCACCGTGCCGCAGTCGTCCTTAGAAGGACAAGCAGGAGCACTCCTCATTTGGAAAGCCACCCTTAACAACAGAAGCCAGCTCGCTCTACATTCCTGGCGAAACAAGTCTTCTTCACCTTGCAATTGGCACGGCATCAGGTGTGGTGCACACACGATGCACCAGGGCCGGCTCCAACCATTGATCACCGGTGTCTCCTTGCGGCGGATGCGGATGCGAGGGACTCTGGAGTCCCTTGACTTCTCATCCTTGAGAACCTTGAGGAGCCTCGACCTCTCGAACAACGAGCTTGTCGGAAGTATTCCTTCGAGTATTGAGGTCCTCGTGAAGCTCCGTGCTCTGCTCCTGCAAGGCAACCAGATAAGAGGCTCAATTCCAGCTTCTTTAGCCAACCTCATGAAGCTTCGTTTGTTAGAGATTTCTGACAATCAAGTCTCCGGTGAAATTCCAAGGGAAATAGGGAAAATGAGTCATCTTGTGGAACTAGACTTCTCATGCAACCACTTGGTTGGTCCTATCCCTCCCGAAATAGGTCACCTGAAGCACCTATCTCTACTAGATTTGTCCAAGAATAACTTTTCCAACTCAATCCCAACCTATATGGGTGATCTCACCAAACTCACTATATTGTACCTTGACCAAAACCAACTTTCAGGATACATCCCTATAGGACTAGGTTATTTGATGAACCTAGAGTACTTAGCGCTTAGCAACAACTTCATCACGGGACCTATTCCAACAAATTTAAGCAATTTAACTAATCTCGTTGGTTTATATATTTGGCACAATAGACTTTCTGGACATATCCCTCAAGAACTAGGTCATTTGGTTAACATAAAATACTTGGAACTCAGTGAAAACACACTAACAGGTTCCATCCCAAACAGCCTAGGGAATTTGACAAAACTCACTTGTTTGTTCCTTCACCGGAACCAACTTTCTGAAGACCTTCCCCAAGAACTAGGTTATTTGGCCAACTTAGAGAGGTTGATGCTTCACACTAACAACCTAACAGGTTCCATCCCATCCATCTTTGGGAATTTGAGCAAACTAATTACATTGCACCTATATCGTAACAAACTTCATGGGTGGATCCCCTCACAACTAGATTATTTAGTCAACCTAGAGGAGATGGCGTTGGAGAACAACACACTAACAGGTCCCATTCCATGTAGCTTAGGGAATCTGACCAAACTCACTAAATTATACCTTTACAACAACCAAATTTGTGGAGCCATCCCCCATGAACTAGGTTATTTGATCAAGTTAGAAGAAATGGCGCTTCAAAACAACACACTAACAGGTCCTATCCCATACACCTTAGGAAATTTGACCAAACTCACTACCTTGAACCTTTTTGAGAACCAGCTTTCTCAAGACATTCCTCGAGAACTAGGTAATCTGGTAAATTTAGAGACCTTGATGATCTATGGAAACACAGTAACAGGTTCCATCCCAGATAGCTTAGGAAATTTGACTAAACTCAGTACCTTATACCTTCAGCGCAACCAACTCTCTGGACACCTTCCCAATGATCTAGGTAATTTAATCAATTTAGAGGACCTGAGGCTTAGCCACAACAGACTAATAGGTTCCATCCCAAACATCTTAGggaatttggtcaaacttacTAAATTGTACCTTGAAAGTAACCAACTTTCTGCCAGTATTCCTTAA
- the LOC100845437 gene encoding nuclear poly(A) polymerase 3 has product MPPPDAATYAPTLPMATYLPIGTPSSSSSSPAAAAGAPEPQTLPFFLSPLPLPPPPLPAGHRVLSSLPPPPPRWPIAVRVPPAFLFEADFRRSHSLVQFLENEGAVPTVEEDKTREQVIRKLKEIVMDWAKVVAYEQRVPPRRVTATVLTYGSYTLGAHGPESDIDALCVGPCIATLQHHFFVALRQILERRLEVSGMQTVENAKVPLMRFTFSGISVDLTYAQLPVVDAVEAINTSSPQFLRRLDSRSWRSLSGVRVNEQIVQLVPNAKKFQVLLRSIKLWARRRGLHCHLLGFFAGIHLAILAAYICQRYPNATANGLFTMFFEIFAHWDWQIPVNLHGQPTNCKRSDGYYMPIVMPCTPPELCMSNMTKCTFKKIREELMRGYALTKDLWRHDFEWTWLFAPFPYATRYQQFLRIALCSPTSEELRDWTGWVKSRFRQLILKLERNGLECDPYSSEEVDHRVIKPNIMYHWGLISEANTYLDISSLREDFMKDIINDVYGKVKCRRSELTLSVVGSSQLPKSMYSDSAYLGYMPQYMVGYQPAPDCWSAAG; this is encoded by the exons ATGCCTCCGCCGGACGCGGCCACCTACGCTCCCACGCTGCCAATGGCGACGTACCTCCCAATCGGgaccccctcctcctcctcctcctcccccgccgccgctgctggggCCCCCGAGCCCCAAACCctacccttcttcctctccccgcTCCCGCTCCCACCCCCGCCTCTCCCCGCGGGGCACCGCGTCCTCTCCTCGctgcccccgcctcctccgcggTGGCCGATCGCCGTCCGCGTCCCTCCCGCCTTCCTCTTCGAGGCGGATTTCCGCCGGAGCCACTCCCTCGTCcag TTCTTGGAGAACGAGGGGGCCGTCCCGACGGTGGAGGAGGATAAGACGAGGGAGCAGGTCATCCGCAAGCTCAAGGAG ATTGTGATGGATTGGGCCAAGGTGGTGGCCTATGAGCAGAGGGTGCCCCCGAGGCGGGTTACGGCTACCGTCTTGACCTACGGTTCTTACACATTAGGG GCACATGGTCCTGAATCCGACATTGATGCGCTCTGTGTTGGTCCCTGTATTGCAACATTGCAG CACCATTTCTTTGTTGCTCTGCGGCAAATTCTTGAGCGCAGGCTGGAAGTTTCAGGCATGCAGACCGTAGAAAATGCTAAGGTTCCATTGATGCGGTTTACATTCAGCGGGATTTCAGTTGATTTAACATACGCCCAGCTCCCTGTTGTTGATGCAGTTGAG GCTATAAATACATCTAGTCCTCAGTTTCTCCGGAGACTTGATTCACGGAGCTGGAGAAGTTTATCTGGGGTTCGCGTTAATGAACAGATCGTGCAGCTAGTTCCAAATGCAAAG AAGTTCCAAGTTCTGTTGCGGTCCATAAAACTGTGGGCTAGGAGGCGAGGACTTCATTGCCAT TTGCTGGGTTTCTTTGCTGGGATTCATTTGGCAATTCTTGCAGCATATATTTGTCAGAGATATCCAAATGCCACTGCCAATGGTTTGTTCACCATGTTTTTTGAGATATTTGCTCACTGGGATTGGCAAATTCCAGTAAACCTGCATGGTCAGCCAACTAACTGTAAGCGCTCAGATGGGTATTACATGCCCATAGTGATGCCTTGTACTCCACCGGAGCTCTGTATGTCTAACATGACAAAATGTACCTTCAAGAAGATCAGAGAGGAGCTTATGCGTGGTTATGCTTTGACCAAG GACTTGTGGAGGCATGATTTTGAGTGGACATGGCTTTTTGCACCTTTCCCGTATGCGACAAGGTATCAACAATTTCTTCGTATTGCTCTATGTTCTCCAACCTCTGAAGAACTACGTGATTGGACTGGATGGGTCAAATCCCGCTTCCGTCAGCTTATTCTCAAG CTGGAAAGAAATGGTCTCGAGTGTGACCCATATTCATCAGAGGAAGTTGATCATAGAGTCATCAAGCCAAACATCATGTATCACTGGGGCCTCATCTCTGAAGCAAACACTTACCTTGATATTAGCTCTCTGAGAGAAGATTTCATGAAAGATATCATCAATGATGTCTATGGCAAGGTGAAATGCAGACGCTCGGAGCTGACACTGTCCGTCGTTGGTTCATCGCAGCTGCCAAAAAGCATGTACAGCGACTCAGCTTACCTTGGGTACATGCCACAGTATATGGTGGGCTACCAGCCAGCACCTGACTGCTGGAGTGCAGCTGGCTAG
- the LOC100845736 gene encoding importin subunit alpha-1b isoform X1: MPRIPRRPSDEARRAAYRPPGVDCGRSRRRRLDHILVLRRRNRDAGLFKRRRDEPAPAPVAAPSEPAADATATALPPPSSGPSSPPSVPPDVDAPRTAADSELDGLSEMVDKVWSDDTASQLEATVEFRKLLSDGKNSTVIKIIRADVLPRFAEFLSRHASPQLQMEAAWVLTNIAASDYTLLVAECGAVQRFVDLLGSPNANVRHQAMWALGNIAADMPSCREIVLDHGVVTPLLAQFKEDMKVSVLRTATWALSNICFGKLPVEVQVKPILEIISLLIHSADEKILADACWALYYICDGVEDGIQHVLDAGVCHQLVKLLMHASANILLPVITALARISAGDDTQVQVIVEKGILPCLTQLFARNYPKNIKKQACLIVSNITAGSKEQIQAVIDADIMNHAVALLKTAESDIKKEAAWAISNAASGGSNDQIQYLVSRGCLEPLCNVLTHYQDVDLVYACLEGLENVLKAGEIAGKEGKESAAMNPYAQFILECGGLDNLEELQDFGNDEVYKLVMKLLESYWDEEVSDDLNLPASNCDTETVETAAEEASPPSPPPPIPAPGSIKTE; the protein is encoded by the exons ATGCCGCGCATCCCACGGCGGCCGTCCGACGAggcgcgccgcgccgcctacAGGCCGCCCGGGGTGGACTGCGgccgctcgcgccgccgccgcctggacCACATCCTCGTCCTCCGGCGCCGCAACCGCGACGCCGGACTCTTcaagcgccgccgcgacgagcccgcccccgcccccgtcGCAGCCCCCTCCGAACCCGCCGCAGACGCCACTGCCActgcccttcctcctccttcctcagGGCCCTCCTCGCCCCCGTCCGTGCCGCCCGACGTAGACGCCCCACGGACCGCCGCCGACTCTGAG CTTGATGGCCTATCAGAAATGGTGGACAAAGTCTGGTCAGATGACACTGCTAGTCAGCTGGAAGCCACAGTCGAGTTCAGGAAGCTTCTCTCAGACG GGAAGAACTCAACCGTGATAAAAATCATTAGAGCGGATGTCCTGCCAAGGTTTGCCGAGTTCCTTTCGAGACATGCCTCTCCTCAGCTCCAA ATGGAAGCAGCATGGGTGCTTACTAACATAGCTGCATCTGATTATACACTGCTAGTTGCAGAATGTGGTGCTGTTCAACGGTTTGTAGATCTCTTAGGATCCCCAAATGCTAATGTCAGGCATCAG GCTATGTGGGCTCTTGGAAATATAGCTGCAGACATGCCTAGCTGCAGAGAGATTGTTCTTGATCACGGCGTTGTTACACCATTACTCGCTCAATTTAAAGAAGACATGAAAGTTTCAGTTCTGAGGACCGCCACATGGGCACTATCAAACATTTGTTTTGGAAAATTACCTGTCGAAGTGCAA GTGAAACCGATACTGGAAATAATTAGCCTTCTTATCCATTCCGCTGATGAGAAAATTCTGGCAGACGCATGTTGGGCTCTTTATTATATATGTGATGGCGTGGAAGATGGCATCCAACATGTATTAGATGCAGGTGTATGCCATCAACTTGTAAAACTTTTGAT GCACGCATCAGCTAACATTCTTCTGCCTGTCATTACGGCACTAGCGAGAATTTCTGCTGGAGACGATACTCAAGTGCAG GTCATAGTAGAAAAGGGCATTCTTCCTTGCTTGACCCAATTATTTGCACGAAATTATCCAAAGAACATCAAGAAACAGGCTTGTCTAATTGTTTCTAATATTACCGCGGGCAGCAAGGAGCAGATTCAG GCAGTAATTGATGCTGATATTATGAACCACGCCGTTGCCCTTCTGAAGACTGCAGAATCGGATATCAAGAAGGAAGCTGCTTGGGCTATATCAAATGCTGCGTCTGGTGGTTCAAATGATCAAATCCA ATATTTGGTGAGCCGGGGATGCTTGGAGCCACTCTGCAACGTTCTCACGCACTACCAAGACGTTGATCTAGTATATGCATGTCTGGAAGGTCTTGAAAATGTACTCAAGGCGGGCGAGATTGCTGGGAAGGAGGGCAAGGAATCTGCGGCGATGAACCCGTACGCGCAGTTTATTCTAGAGTGTGGAGGACTGGACAATTTGGAGGAGCTGCAGGATTTCGGCAACGATGAAGTTTACAAGTTGGTCATGAAGCTGTTAGAGAGTTACTGGGACGAAGAAGTGAGCGATGATCTCAATCTGCCGGCTTCCAACTGCGACACAGAGACCGTGGAGACGGCAGCCGAAGAAGCttcgccgccatcgccaccgccaccaataCCAGCGCCTGGATCGATTAAAACCGAGTGA
- the LOC100845736 gene encoding importin subunit alpha-4 isoform X2, with translation MVDKVWSDDTASQLEATVEFRKLLSDGKNSTVIKIIRADVLPRFAEFLSRHASPQLQMEAAWVLTNIAASDYTLLVAECGAVQRFVDLLGSPNANVRHQAMWALGNIAADMPSCREIVLDHGVVTPLLAQFKEDMKVSVLRTATWALSNICFGKLPVEVQVKPILEIISLLIHSADEKILADACWALYYICDGVEDGIQHVLDAGVCHQLVKLLMHASANILLPVITALARISAGDDTQVQVIVEKGILPCLTQLFARNYPKNIKKQACLIVSNITAGSKEQIQAVIDADIMNHAVALLKTAESDIKKEAAWAISNAASGGSNDQIQYLVSRGCLEPLCNVLTHYQDVDLVYACLEGLENVLKAGEIAGKEGKESAAMNPYAQFILECGGLDNLEELQDFGNDEVYKLVMKLLESYWDEEVSDDLNLPASNCDTETVETAAEEASPPSPPPPIPAPGSIKTE, from the exons ATGGTGGACAAAGTCTGGTCAGATGACACTGCTAGTCAGCTGGAAGCCACAGTCGAGTTCAGGAAGCTTCTCTCAGACG GGAAGAACTCAACCGTGATAAAAATCATTAGAGCGGATGTCCTGCCAAGGTTTGCCGAGTTCCTTTCGAGACATGCCTCTCCTCAGCTCCAA ATGGAAGCAGCATGGGTGCTTACTAACATAGCTGCATCTGATTATACACTGCTAGTTGCAGAATGTGGTGCTGTTCAACGGTTTGTAGATCTCTTAGGATCCCCAAATGCTAATGTCAGGCATCAG GCTATGTGGGCTCTTGGAAATATAGCTGCAGACATGCCTAGCTGCAGAGAGATTGTTCTTGATCACGGCGTTGTTACACCATTACTCGCTCAATTTAAAGAAGACATGAAAGTTTCAGTTCTGAGGACCGCCACATGGGCACTATCAAACATTTGTTTTGGAAAATTACCTGTCGAAGTGCAA GTGAAACCGATACTGGAAATAATTAGCCTTCTTATCCATTCCGCTGATGAGAAAATTCTGGCAGACGCATGTTGGGCTCTTTATTATATATGTGATGGCGTGGAAGATGGCATCCAACATGTATTAGATGCAGGTGTATGCCATCAACTTGTAAAACTTTTGAT GCACGCATCAGCTAACATTCTTCTGCCTGTCATTACGGCACTAGCGAGAATTTCTGCTGGAGACGATACTCAAGTGCAG GTCATAGTAGAAAAGGGCATTCTTCCTTGCTTGACCCAATTATTTGCACGAAATTATCCAAAGAACATCAAGAAACAGGCTTGTCTAATTGTTTCTAATATTACCGCGGGCAGCAAGGAGCAGATTCAG GCAGTAATTGATGCTGATATTATGAACCACGCCGTTGCCCTTCTGAAGACTGCAGAATCGGATATCAAGAAGGAAGCTGCTTGGGCTATATCAAATGCTGCGTCTGGTGGTTCAAATGATCAAATCCA ATATTTGGTGAGCCGGGGATGCTTGGAGCCACTCTGCAACGTTCTCACGCACTACCAAGACGTTGATCTAGTATATGCATGTCTGGAAGGTCTTGAAAATGTACTCAAGGCGGGCGAGATTGCTGGGAAGGAGGGCAAGGAATCTGCGGCGATGAACCCGTACGCGCAGTTTATTCTAGAGTGTGGAGGACTGGACAATTTGGAGGAGCTGCAGGATTTCGGCAACGATGAAGTTTACAAGTTGGTCATGAAGCTGTTAGAGAGTTACTGGGACGAAGAAGTGAGCGATGATCTCAATCTGCCGGCTTCCAACTGCGACACAGAGACCGTGGAGACGGCAGCCGAAGAAGCttcgccgccatcgccaccgccaccaataCCAGCGCCTGGATCGATTAAAACCGAGTGA
- the LOC104583406 gene encoding flavonoid 3'-monooxygenase CYP75B3: protein MVNSVGRKSGQALACSVKTSFYAPLNPAPAHPTCFPPVQQTMEDMPLPLLIGSLFIILAMWYILFHHGSENNAKWSRLPLPPGPCGWPLLGNLPQLGAKPHHTMCALAWEHGPLFRLRLGSTEVVVASSAGIAMQFLRHHDANFSNRPPNSGAEHIAYNYQDLVFASYGTRWRALRKLCALHLFSAKALNNLRNVREGEVRLMVRELAWAAAGPAPAVALGQQANMCVTNTLARATIGRRVFAVDTAREFKEMVVELMQLAGVFNLGDFVPALRWLDPQGVVAKMKRLHRRYDNMMNGFIKEREPACLSAGAEAKDLLSVMLVKMREQQPLYHEEGKLTNTDIKALLLNLFTAGTDTASSTVEWALAELIRHPDVLKQVQRELDVVVGNDRLVSESDLPGLTFLPAVIKETFRLHPPTPLSLPRVAAEECEVNGYHIPKGTTLLVNVWAIARDPASWPDHPLEFRPVRFLPGGSHESLDVKGSDYELIPFGAGRRICAGLGWGIQMVTLMTTTLVHAFDWSLVDGMTPDKLDMEEAYGLTLQRAMPLFVQPVPRLLPSAYAM from the exons ATGGTAAATTCTGTAGGTAGGAAGAGTGGACAAGCGTTAGCTTGTTCAGTGAAGACGAGTTTTTATGCCCCTCTAAACCCGGCACCCGCACATCCAACGTGCTTCCCTCCCGTTCAACAAACCATGGAGGACATGCCACTTCCGCTTCTGATTGGTTCCCTGTTCATAATTCTCGCCATGTGGTACATTCTCTTCCACCATGGCAGCGAAAATAATGCCAAGTGGTCGCGACTGCCGCTGCCACCTGGTCCGTGTGGGTGGCCTTTACTGGGTAACCTGCCACAGCTTGGCGCGAAGCCGCACCACACGATGTGTGCGCTAGCGTGGGAGCACGGCCCTCTATTCAGGCTCCGGCTCGGCAGCAccgaggtggtggtggcctcgTCGGCCGGGATTGCCATGCAGTTCCTGCGCCACCATGACGCCAACTTCAGCAACCGCCCTCCCAACTCTGGCGCCGAGCACATTGCGTACAATTACCAGGATCTGGTGTTTGCTTCCTACGGCACACGGTGGCGCGCGTTGCGTAAGTTGTGTGCACTCCACCTCTTCTCAGCCAAGGCGctcaacaacctccgcaatgTTAGGGAGGGCGAGGTCAGGCTAATGGTAAGGGAGCTAGCGTGGGCAGCAGCTGGCCCTGCGCCAGCAGTTGCGCTGGGGCAGCAGGCTAACATGTGTGTGACAAACACGCTGGCTCGGGCGACCATCGGAAGACGCGTGTTCGCAGTCGACACTGCCAGGGAGTTCAAGGAGATGGTAGTAGAGTTGATGCAGCTCGCAGGCGTGTTCAACTTGGGTGACTTCGTACCAGCGCTTCGGTGGCTGGATCCACAGGGTGTTGTTGCCAAGATGAAGAGGCTGCACCGCCGGTATGACAACATGATGAACGGGTTTATTAAGGAGAGGGAGCCTGCCTGCCTCAGTGCTGGGGCTGAAGCCAAGGACTTGCTAAGTGTGATGCTGGTGAAGATGCGAGAGCAGCAGCCGCTGTACCATGAGGAGGGAAAGTTGACCAATACTGACATCAAAGCTCTTCTCCTG AATCTGTTCACGGCTGGGACGGACACGGCATCTAGCACGGTGGAATGGGCACTGGCCGAGCTGATCCGGCACCCAGACGTCCTCAAGCAGGTGCAGCGTGAGCTCGACGTCGTGGTGGGAAATGATCGCCTCGTGTCAGAGTCCGACCTGCCGGGCCTCACCTTCCTCCCCGCAGTCATCAAGGAGACGTTCCGGCTCCACCCTCCAACGCCGCTATCACTTCCTCGGGTGGCTGCCGAGGAGTGCGAGGTCAATGGCTACCACATCCCCAAGGGCACCACTCTCCTCGTCAACGTATGGGCGATCGCTCGTGACCCGGCCTCATGGCCTGACCATCCATTAGAGTTCAGGCCCGTGCGTTTCCTCCCAGGTGGGTCACATGAGAGTCTGGACGTCAAGGGTAGTGACTATGAGCTCATACCGTTTGGGGCTGGTAGAAGGATATGTGCGGGCCTCGGCTGGGGCATTCAGATGGTGACACTGATGACTACCACACTGGTACACGCGTTCGACTGGTCCTTGGTCGATGGTATGACCCCAGACAAGCTGGACATGGAAGAGGCTTATGGCCTGACACTGCAGCGGGCCATGCCGCTGTTTGTTCAGCCGGTGCCCAGGTTACTGCCATCAGCGTATGCAATGTGA